A genomic stretch from Serratia entomophila includes:
- the speE gene encoding polyamine aminopropyltransferase: protein MTQKEIWYETLHANFGQYFSVEKVLFREKTEHQDLVIFENPVLGRVMALDGVVQTTERDEFIYHEMMTHVPLLAHGQAKNVLIIGGGDGGMLREVSRHQNVEQITMVEIDAGVVEFCRQYLPNHNAGSYDDPRFRLVIDDGVNFVNQTTEKFDVIISDCTDPIGPGESLFTSAFYEGCARCLNEGGIFVAQNGVCFLQQDEAVNSHIKLSQYFSDVSFYQAAIPTYYGGIMTFAWASQNPALRRLDLAQLQQRFNQSGLNCRYYNPAIHAGSFALPQYLLNALYPK, encoded by the coding sequence ATGACCCAGAAAGAAATTTGGTATGAAACGCTGCATGCCAACTTCGGCCAGTACTTCTCGGTGGAGAAGGTGCTGTTTCGTGAGAAGACCGAGCATCAGGATTTGGTGATTTTTGAAAACCCGGTGCTGGGGCGCGTGATGGCGCTCGACGGCGTGGTGCAAACCACCGAACGCGACGAATTCATCTACCACGAGATGATGACCCATGTGCCGTTGCTGGCGCACGGCCAGGCGAAAAATGTGCTGATCATCGGCGGCGGCGACGGCGGCATGCTGCGCGAAGTGAGCCGCCATCAAAACGTCGAACAGATCACCATGGTTGAGATTGACGCCGGGGTGGTGGAATTCTGCCGCCAGTACCTGCCCAACCACAACGCCGGTTCTTATGACGATCCGCGCTTCAGGCTGGTGATCGACGACGGCGTCAACTTCGTTAATCAGACCACCGAAAAGTTCGATGTGATCATCTCCGACTGCACCGACCCAATCGGCCCAGGCGAAAGCCTGTTCACCTCGGCATTCTATGAAGGCTGCGCACGTTGCCTGAACGAAGGCGGCATCTTTGTGGCGCAGAACGGCGTCTGCTTCCTGCAGCAGGACGAAGCGGTCAACAGCCACATCAAACTGAGCCAATACTTTAGCGACGTCAGCTTCTATCAGGCGGCCATCCCGACCTACTACGGCGGCATCATGACCTTCGCCTGGGCGAGCCAGAACCCGGCCCTGCGCCGGCTCGATTTGGCCCAGCTGCAACAGCGTTTTAATCAAAGCGGTTTAAACTGCCGTTATTACAACCCGGCAATTCATGCGGGCAGCTTTGCTCTGCCGCAGTATTTGCTCAATGCCCTATA